A section of the Streptomyces sp. CG1 genome encodes:
- a CDS encoding TMEM165/GDT1 family protein gives MISITVTALVFGVIFLAELPDKTALAGLVLGTRYRASYVFVGVAAAFLLHVVLAVAAGSVLTLLPQQIVSALTGVLFLGGAAVLLMKKDEDEEDIKKPADQSFWKVASTGFMLILVAEFGDLTQIMTANLAARYHDPISVGLGAVLGLWAVAGLGIVGGKALMKRVPLRLITQVAALLMLALGVWSLYEAVSG, from the coding sequence TTGATCAGCATCACCGTGACGGCGCTCGTCTTCGGCGTCATCTTCCTCGCCGAACTGCCGGACAAGACCGCGCTCGCCGGTCTCGTCCTCGGCACCCGTTACCGCGCGAGCTACGTCTTCGTGGGTGTCGCCGCCGCCTTCCTGTTGCATGTCGTGCTGGCCGTCGCGGCCGGCAGTGTGCTGACCCTGCTGCCGCAGCAGATCGTCTCCGCGCTCACCGGTGTCCTCTTCCTCGGTGGCGCCGCCGTGCTGCTGATGAAGAAGGACGAGGACGAGGAGGACATCAAGAAGCCCGCCGACCAGTCCTTCTGGAAGGTCGCCAGTACGGGCTTCATGCTGATCCTCGTCGCCGAGTTCGGCGATCTCACCCAGATCATGACCGCGAACCTCGCCGCCCGCTACCACGACCCGATCTCCGTCGGCCTCGGCGCGGTGCTCGGCCTGTGGGCGGTCGCCGGCCTCGGTATCGTCGGCGGAAAGGCCCTGATGAAGAGGGTGCCGCTGCGGCTGATCACGCAGGTCGCGGCGCTGCTGATGCTCGCTCTGGGCGTGTGGAGTCTGTACGAGGCGGTGTCGGGCTGA
- a CDS encoding DedA family protein, with the protein MFESLGSLAAGPWIYAAVAVSVLLDVFVPVLPSGVLVIMAGTAAAAGSGAAGGRVAHAVPDLLALVVSAATASVLGDLVAYRLAWRGGERLDRAIARSRRLTTAQERLGDALARGGGALVVLARFAPAGRSVVSFCAGAAHRRARDFVPWSALAGLSWAAYSVALGYYGAQWLGATWIATAVSLAALFGAGAVAGYLVRRPAS; encoded by the coding sequence GTGTTCGAGAGTCTGGGGTCACTGGCCGCCGGACCGTGGATCTATGCCGCGGTGGCCGTGTCCGTCCTGCTCGACGTGTTCGTGCCGGTGTTGCCGAGCGGCGTGCTGGTCATCATGGCGGGTACGGCAGCGGCGGCGGGGTCGGGAGCGGCGGGCGGCCGCGTCGCGCACGCCGTGCCGGATCTGCTGGCGCTGGTCGTCTCCGCGGCGACCGCCTCGGTCCTGGGCGATCTCGTGGCCTACCGGCTGGCCTGGCGGGGCGGTGAGCGGCTGGACCGCGCGATAGCCCGCTCCCGGCGGCTGACCACCGCGCAGGAACGTCTCGGCGATGCGCTGGCCCGTGGCGGTGGCGCGCTGGTCGTGCTCGCCCGCTTCGCCCCTGCCGGGCGCTCCGTCGTCTCCTTCTGCGCGGGCGCCGCGCATCGCCGCGCCCGCGACTTCGTCCCCTGGTCCGCCCTGGCAGGCCTGTCCTGGGCCGCCTACAGCGTCGCCCTCGGGTACTACGGCGCGCAGTGGCTCGGTGCGACATGGATCGCTACGGCCGTTTCCCTGGCAGCGCTGTTCGGTGCGGGTGCGGTGGCGGGGTATCTGGTGCGGCGGCCGGCTTCTTGA
- a CDS encoding superoxide dismutase family protein, producing the protein MVAAVYAGALAAALFATGSASTPGVSLETVGEFAPPAATATSKAVTYDQSLVPAGAWVRVRQHTQRNGVTTVQLRVTGVKPGHPFGVHVHQKACGADPAAAGMHYQDRAGTDAGHVNASNEVWLDFTSDSHGSGMATAQHSWAIRKGEAASVVIHSEPGTKGSRAACFTVPFGQNS; encoded by the coding sequence ATGGTCGCAGCCGTATACGCGGGCGCGCTCGCCGCAGCCCTGTTCGCGACCGGGAGCGCAAGCACTCCCGGCGTCTCGCTGGAGACCGTCGGCGAGTTCGCCCCACCGGCCGCAACCGCGACGTCGAAGGCGGTGACGTACGACCAGAGCCTGGTCCCGGCGGGTGCGTGGGTCCGGGTACGGCAGCACACCCAGCGGAACGGTGTCACCACCGTCCAGCTGCGGGTGACCGGCGTCAAGCCGGGTCATCCCTTCGGGGTCCACGTCCACCAGAAGGCCTGCGGCGCCGACCCCGCCGCCGCCGGCATGCACTACCAGGACAGGGCCGGCACGGACGCCGGCCATGTGAACGCCTCGAACGAGGTCTGGCTGGACTTCACGTCCGACAGCCACGGCTCGGGCATGGCCACTGCCCAGCACAGCTGGGCCATCCGCAAGGGCGAAGCCGCCTCGGTGGTGATCCACAGCGAGCCCGGCACCAAGGGCAGCCGGGCGGCCTGCTTCACCGTCCCGTTCGGCCAGAACTCGTAG
- a CDS encoding DoxX family protein, whose product MTARLNAAQPYVLGLFRIVVGLLFAVHGAASLFGVLGGAAGTQGGTVPTGTWPGWYAAVIQLVAGALVLLGLGTRGAALIASGSMAYAYFDIHQQAALWPIQNGGELAVLFCWAFFLLVFTGSGAFGLDRLVVRRTATDDRAATEQAPIAA is encoded by the coding sequence ATGACCGCACGTCTCAACGCCGCTCAGCCCTATGTCCTCGGGCTCTTCCGCATCGTCGTAGGCCTGCTCTTCGCCGTGCACGGCGCCGCGTCCCTCTTCGGTGTCCTCGGCGGCGCCGCCGGCACCCAGGGCGGCACCGTCCCGACCGGCACCTGGCCCGGCTGGTACGCGGCCGTGATCCAGCTGGTCGCCGGTGCCCTGGTGCTCCTCGGCCTCGGCACCCGCGGGGCCGCGCTGATCGCCTCCGGTTCGATGGCCTACGCCTACTTCGACATCCACCAGCAGGCCGCGCTCTGGCCCATCCAGAACGGTGGCGAGCTTGCGGTCCTGTTCTGCTGGGCGTTCTTCCTGCTCGTCTTCACCGGCTCCGGCGCCTTCGGTCTCGACCGCCTCGTCGTCCGCCGCACCGCCACGGACGACAGGGCGGCCACCGAGCAGGCCCCGATAGCGGCCTGA
- a CDS encoding DUF2277 domain-containing protein, translated as MCRSIKTLRPPVLPDEATDEDIHAAALQYVRKVSGFRAPAAHNREVFDRAVAAVAEATAELLGGLEVRGQSVRGVRSARNVTSRNPA; from the coding sequence ATGTGCCGGAGCATCAAGACGCTGCGTCCACCCGTGCTGCCCGACGAGGCCACGGACGAGGACATCCATGCCGCCGCGCTGCAGTACGTGCGGAAGGTCTCGGGATTCCGGGCCCCCGCCGCGCACAACCGCGAGGTCTTCGACCGCGCGGTGGCCGCCGTGGCCGAGGCCACGGCCGAGCTTCTGGGCGGGCTGGAGGTGCGGGGCCAGTCGGTGCGCGGTGTCCGGTCGGCGCGAAATGTCACCTCCCGCAATCCGGCATGA
- a CDS encoding ketopantoate reductase family protein, with protein sequence MATKNTVAVLGPGGTGGLLAALLSRSGHRVICLAREETADTLRNTGIQVRSGQFGDFTAPVEADTELREPVDACLIAVKHTTLDAALTRVPPTALGDALVVPLLNGVEHPAALRDRYRPDRVAPAVIRVESTRLAPGVIEHGSPFTEIDLAGDTVPRPRLDQLATLLASAGVTARVLEDETAALWAKMAFLAPFALLTTRYGLPLGEVRTLHRTELESLVAETAAVSRACGAPADPAQALARYDAFPPGAKSSMQRDAEAGRPLEVDAIGGALLRAAGRHGVPVPVTSRLLDELRAAGH encoded by the coding sequence ATGGCGACCAAGAACACCGTGGCCGTACTCGGCCCCGGCGGCACCGGCGGCCTCCTCGCCGCCCTGCTCTCCCGCTCCGGCCACCGCGTCATCTGCCTGGCCCGGGAGGAGACGGCCGACACCCTGCGCAACACCGGGATCCAGGTCCGCAGCGGCCAGTTCGGCGACTTCACGGCCCCCGTCGAGGCGGACACGGAGCTGCGCGAGCCCGTGGACGCCTGTCTGATCGCCGTCAAGCACACCACCCTGGACGCCGCCCTCACCCGCGTCCCGCCCACCGCTCTCGGCGACGCCCTCGTCGTACCGCTCCTGAACGGCGTCGAGCACCCCGCGGCCCTGCGCGACCGCTACCGCCCCGACCGCGTGGCGCCCGCCGTGATCCGTGTGGAGTCCACCCGCCTCGCCCCGGGCGTGATCGAGCACGGCAGCCCGTTCACCGAGATCGACCTCGCCGGCGACACCGTCCCCCGTCCCCGCCTCGATCAGCTGGCGACGCTCCTCGCATCCGCCGGCGTGACGGCCCGGGTGCTGGAGGACGAAACGGCGGCCCTGTGGGCCAAGATGGCGTTCCTCGCCCCCTTCGCACTACTCACCACCCGGTACGGCCTCCCCCTCGGCGAGGTCCGCACCCTGCACCGTACGGAACTGGAGTCCCTGGTCGCCGAGACCGCCGCCGTCAGCCGTGCCTGCGGCGCCCCCGCCGACCCGGCCCAGGCCCTGGCCCGGTACGACGCCTTCCCGCCCGGGGCCAAGTCCTCCATGCAGCGCGACGCCGAGGCGGGCCGGCCGCTCGAAGTCGATGCCATCGGCGGGGCGCTGCTGCGCGCGGCCGGCCGGCACGGCGTACCGGTGCCGGTGACGTCCCGCCTGCTGGACGAACTCCGGGCCGCCGGCCACTGA
- a CDS encoding DUF4097 family beta strand repeat-containing protein — translation MARSVPVRAAAMAAVTGVLVAGVGACGASASDDRHPDHRSFALHGRTLSVDSDDAALEIVAAQGNEAGTVQVTRWFKGRVVVGGTPKVSWSFEGDRLKLRTHCSGFIADCSAKYRIEVPRGISVKVDDGDGSVRAQGFRDPLSVDTADGAVHVTDSSGPLDLRSADGSVRADVSSRRVKADTRDGAVYVRLSALPDQVDASSADGAVTVALPKGAYRLSAGSDDGGVSVSVPRDDTSPHRVSARSSDGKVTVRSAN, via the coding sequence ATGGCCCGTTCCGTTCCCGTCCGCGCCGCCGCCATGGCCGCGGTCACCGGGGTGCTCGTCGCGGGGGTCGGCGCGTGCGGCGCCTCCGCCAGTGACGACAGGCATCCCGACCACCGGTCCTTCGCGCTGCACGGCCGCACCCTCAGCGTCGACTCCGACGACGCGGCGCTGGAGATCGTCGCGGCGCAGGGCAACGAGGCGGGGACGGTCCAGGTCACCCGGTGGTTCAAGGGGAGGGTCGTCGTCGGCGGCACGCCCAAGGTGAGCTGGTCCTTCGAGGGCGACCGGCTGAAGCTGCGCACGCACTGCTCCGGGTTCATCGCCGACTGCTCGGCCAAGTACAGGATCGAGGTGCCGCGCGGGATCAGCGTGAAGGTCGACGACGGGGACGGCAGCGTACGGGCGCAGGGGTTCCGGGACCCGCTGAGCGTCGACACCGCAGACGGCGCCGTACACGTCACCGACTCCAGCGGGCCGCTCGACCTGAGGTCGGCGGACGGTTCGGTGCGCGCCGACGTCTCCTCGCGCCGGGTGAAGGCGGACACCAGGGACGGTGCCGTGTATGTACGGCTGTCCGCCCTACCCGACCAGGTGGACGCCTCCAGCGCCGACGGCGCCGTGACGGTCGCCCTGCCCAAGGGCGCGTACCGGCTGTCGGCCGGCTCCGACGACGGCGGGGTGTCGGTGTCCGTGCCCCGCGACGACACCAGCCCGCACCGGGTCTCGGCCCGTTCGTCGGACGGGAAAGTGACCGTGCGCAGCGCGAACTGA
- a CDS encoding DUF4383 domain-containing protein has protein sequence MATHAVHTRDTGPRRRIEFDKHLPVDHRLNTVYRIGAGLIGAFLVAFGVLGLIHHIGYFDTGGATVTGLNTNGTLSVLSICIGAILLVGMVIGGNVASTLNMVLGILFLLNGFLFLGLLDTPNNFLAFKIQNVLFSFVVGLLLMTFGMYGRVGSTLPHDNPYWRHRHPDAVEREHPADGG, from the coding sequence ATGGCCACACACGCAGTGCACACGCGGGACACGGGGCCGCGACGGCGGATCGAGTTCGACAAGCACCTGCCCGTCGACCACCGGCTGAACACGGTCTACCGGATCGGTGCGGGCTTGATCGGCGCGTTCCTCGTCGCCTTCGGCGTCCTGGGCCTGATCCACCACATCGGCTACTTCGACACCGGCGGAGCGACGGTCACCGGCCTGAACACCAACGGCACGCTGAGTGTGCTGTCGATCTGCATCGGCGCGATCCTGCTGGTCGGCATGGTGATCGGCGGGAACGTCGCGTCCACGCTGAACATGGTCCTCGGGATCCTGTTCCTGCTGAACGGCTTCCTGTTCCTCGGCCTGCTCGACACCCCCAACAATTTCCTGGCGTTCAAGATCCAGAACGTGCTGTTCAGCTTCGTCGTGGGCCTGCTGCTGATGACCTTCGGCATGTACGGCCGGGTCGGCTCGACCCTGCCGCACGACAACCCGTACTGGCGGCACCGCCATCCCGATGCGGTCGAGCGGGAGCATCCTGCGGACGGCGGCTAG
- a CDS encoding zinc ribbon domain-containing protein → MPRYEYRCRTCGDTFELSRPMAESAAPAHCPAGHGDTVKLLSTVAVGGTAAKAPAGGGGGGCCGGGCCG, encoded by the coding sequence ATGCCTCGCTACGAGTACCGCTGCCGGACCTGCGGCGACACGTTCGAACTCAGCCGGCCGATGGCGGAGTCCGCCGCCCCCGCGCATTGCCCTGCCGGGCATGGCGACACGGTGAAGCTGCTGTCCACCGTCGCGGTGGGCGGTACGGCCGCCAAGGCGCCGGCCGGCGGGGGCGGGGGCGGTTGTTGCGGTGGAGGCTGCTGCGGTTAG
- a CDS encoding HAD family hydrolase — MPVLVASDLDRTLIYSAAALALTMPDVRAPRLLCVEVHEAKPLSYMTETAAQLLTDLGDTAVFVPTTTRTRKQYQRINLPGPPPKYAICANGGHLLVDGVTDGDWHAGVQARLADECAPLAEVRDHLQRSADPVWVRKHRIAEDLFAYLVVERELLPEDWVKELAVWAENRGWTVSLQGRKIYAVPQPLTKSAAVREIARRTGAQLTLAAGDSLLDADLLLAADRGWRPGHGELADTGWTGPEIAVLPERGVLAGERIIREFLKASRTATP; from the coding sequence ATGCCGGTACTGGTGGCGAGCGACCTCGACCGTACGCTCATCTACTCCGCGGCGGCCCTCGCACTGACCATGCCGGATGTGCGGGCGCCCCGGCTGCTGTGCGTGGAGGTACACGAGGCCAAGCCGCTGTCCTACATGACCGAGACGGCGGCCCAGCTGCTGACCGACCTCGGCGACACGGCCGTCTTCGTGCCGACGACGACCCGGACGCGCAAGCAGTACCAGCGGATCAACCTGCCCGGGCCGCCCCCGAAGTACGCGATCTGCGCCAACGGCGGCCATCTGCTGGTCGACGGGGTCACCGACGGTGACTGGCACGCGGGTGTGCAGGCGCGGCTCGCCGACGAGTGCGCCCCGCTGGCGGAGGTCCGCGACCATCTCCAGCGCTCCGCCGACCCCGTCTGGGTGCGCAAGCACCGCATCGCCGAGGACCTGTTCGCCTACCTCGTGGTCGAGCGCGAGCTGCTGCCCGAGGACTGGGTGAAGGAGCTGGCGGTGTGGGCGGAGAACCGGGGCTGGACCGTCTCGCTCCAGGGCCGCAAGATCTACGCCGTCCCGCAGCCGCTCACCAAGAGCGCGGCGGTACGGGAGATCGCCCGCCGCACCGGCGCGCAGCTGACGCTGGCGGCCGGGGATTCCCTGCTCGACGCCGATCTGCTGCTCGCTGCCGACCGGGGCTGGCGCCCCGGACATGGCGAACTGGCCGACACGGGCTGGACCGGTCCGGAGATCGCCGTACTGCCGGAGCGGGGTGTGCTGGCGGGTGAGCGGATCATCAGGGAGTTCTTGAAAGCGAGCCGCACGGCGACTCCCTAG
- a CDS encoding phosphoribosyltransferase: MNNAVNDRIRSGSDGVWSGSWVAERLGIELRGDDGLPGLLGLALRRNPKRAHLLVSNVLGKHVPQSPTVVYDYGHRLGRRVFALLGEAEAAGAVVLGYAETATGLGHAVADGLGTAPYLHSTRRPVAGVARAGGFEESHSHATSHLLLPEDPGLLAGDGPLVLVDDEFSTGNTVLNTIRDLHERYPRRRYVVVALVDMRSPGDAARMERFAGEIGARVDLIAAASGVVRLPEDVLEKGQQLVARYESAGHESAGCGSVAAGRSPRQLDLSWPVGLPDGGRHGFTPAHRARLEAALPAMAARIAEALPAGTRRVLVLGFEELMYAPLRLARQLEQGIDAEVRFSTTTRSPVLAVDDPGYAIRTRLVFPAHDDPADGPGERYAYNVAGGGFDAVVAVVDSVADTPALHAPGSLLARLAAHTPNVLLAVVPSYVPHALERPAMLPEPLRGPAFSSYAPDEIGWLLQDLSDVTLEAPTEEREEAIQSGGAHYAESLPVEYQPSEQYQKLFHAALDDSGGRIAQAVGVVTETVLAERSPRPVLVSLARAGTPVGILMRRWARFRHGLDLPHYAVSIVRGRGIDANALRWLAAHHDPRDVVFVDGWTGKGAITRELEQAVEEFEKTEGVSGFDPEIAVLADPGSCVRTYGTREDFLIPSACLNSTVSGLISRTVLRADLVGPDDFHGAKFYRELAGADVSVAFLDAVSARFPEVADAVEEAVKELMAEDRTPTWAGWRAVERISEEYGIHDVNLVKPGVGETTRVLLRRVPWKVLARQGAGADLDHVRLLAGQRGVPVEEIGELPYTCVGLIHPQYTRGATGADGKAVNV, from the coding sequence ATGAACAACGCAGTGAACGACCGGATCCGGTCCGGCAGCGACGGTGTCTGGAGCGGCAGCTGGGTCGCCGAGCGACTCGGGATCGAACTCAGGGGAGACGACGGCCTGCCGGGCCTGCTGGGGCTCGCCCTGCGGCGCAACCCCAAGCGGGCCCATCTGCTGGTGTCCAACGTCCTCGGCAAGCATGTGCCGCAGTCGCCGACGGTGGTCTACGACTACGGCCACCGCCTGGGCCGACGGGTCTTTGCGCTGCTCGGCGAGGCGGAGGCCGCCGGCGCCGTGGTCCTGGGCTATGCGGAGACCGCGACCGGACTGGGCCACGCGGTGGCCGACGGCCTCGGTACGGCGCCGTATCTGCACTCCACGCGGCGCCCGGTGGCCGGGGTTGCCCGGGCGGGCGGCTTCGAGGAGTCGCACTCGCATGCCACATCGCATTTGCTGCTGCCGGAAGACCCCGGTCTGCTGGCCGGAGACGGTCCGCTGGTCTTGGTCGACGATGAGTTCTCCACGGGCAACACCGTCCTCAACACCATCCGTGACCTGCATGAACGGTATCCGCGGCGGCGGTATGTGGTGGTGGCGCTGGTTGATATGCGCTCGCCCGGGGACGCCGCTCGGATGGAACGGTTCGCCGGTGAGATCGGGGCGCGGGTGGATCTGATCGCTGCCGCGTCCGGGGTCGTACGGCTGCCGGAAGACGTGCTGGAGAAGGGGCAGCAACTGGTGGCCCGATATGAGTCCGCCGGACATGAGTCCGCCGGGTGCGGGTCCGTTGCGGCTGGTCGCTCCCCCCGTCAGCTCGACCTCAGCTGGCCGGTGGGCCTCCCCGACGGTGGTCGCCACGGCTTCACGCCCGCCCACCGGGCCCGCCTGGAGGCCGCGCTGCCCGCCATGGCCGCCCGAATAGCCGAAGCCCTCCCCGCCGGCACTCGGCGCGTCCTCGTCCTCGGCTTCGAAGAGCTGATGTACGCCCCGCTGCGCCTCGCCCGTCAGCTGGAGCAGGGCATCGACGCGGAGGTGCGTTTCTCGACCACCACCCGCTCGCCCGTCCTCGCGGTGGACGACCCCGGGTATGCGATCCGCACCCGCCTGGTCTTCCCCGCCCATGACGACCCGGCCGACGGCCCCGGCGAGCGTTACGCCTACAACGTCGCAGGTGGCGGCTTTGACGCCGTCGTAGCAGTGGTCGACTCCGTCGCCGACACCCCGGCCCTGCACGCGCCCGGCAGCCTGCTGGCCCGCCTCGCCGCCCACACCCCGAACGTCCTGCTCGCGGTCGTCCCGTCGTACGTTCCGCACGCTCTCGAAAGGCCGGCCATGCTGCCCGAGCCCCTCCGCGGCCCCGCATTCTCCTCGTACGCGCCCGACGAGATCGGCTGGCTGCTCCAGGACCTCTCCGACGTCACGCTGGAGGCGCCGACCGAGGAGCGGGAGGAGGCCATCCAGAGCGGTGGCGCGCACTACGCCGAGTCGCTGCCGGTGGAGTACCAGCCGAGCGAGCAGTACCAGAAGCTGTTCCATGCGGCGCTGGATGACTCCGGCGGCCGTATCGCGCAGGCCGTCGGAGTCGTGACGGAGACGGTGCTCGCCGAGCGGTCACCGCGCCCGGTGCTGGTCTCGCTCGCCCGTGCGGGCACCCCGGTCGGCATCCTGATGCGCCGCTGGGCCCGGTTCCGGCACGGCCTCGACCTGCCGCACTACGCCGTGTCGATCGTGCGCGGCCGCGGTATCGACGCCAACGCGCTGCGCTGGCTCGCCGCCCACCACGACCCGCGGGACGTCGTGTTCGTCGACGGCTGGACCGGAAAGGGCGCCATCACCCGCGAACTCGAGCAGGCCGTCGAGGAGTTCGAGAAGACAGAGGGCGTCAGCGGCTTCGACCCGGAGATCGCCGTACTCGCCGACCCGGGCTCCTGTGTGCGCACCTACGGCACCCGCGAGGACTTCCTCATCCCCTCCGCCTGCCTCAACTCGACCGTCTCCGGGCTGATTTCGCGTACGGTCCTGCGCGCCGACCTGGTCGGCCCGGACGACTTCCACGGTGCGAAGTTCTACCGCGAACTCGCCGGCGCCGATGTCTCCGTGGCCTTCCTGGACGCCGTCTCCGCGCGCTTCCCCGAGGTCGCCGACGCCGTCGAGGAGGCGGTGAAGGAGCTGATGGCCGAGGACCGCACCCCGACCTGGGCGGGCTGGCGGGCCGTCGAGCGGATCAGTGAGGAGTACGGCATCCATGACGTGAACCTCGTCAAGCCCGGAGTCGGCGAGACCACCCGGGTGCTGCTGCGCCGGGTGCCCTGGAAGGTCCTGGCCCGACAGGGGGCCGGGGCCGACCTGGACCATGTCCGCCTGCTCGCCGGACAAAGGGGCGTGCCGGTCGAGGAGATCGGCGAACTGCCGTACACCTGCGTCGGGTTGATCCACCCCCAGTACACGCGCGGAGCCACAGGCGCCGACGGCAAGGCGGTGAACGTCTGA
- a CDS encoding HpcH/HpaI aldolase/citrate lyase family protein, producing MRHFGHIAPEVRQRLFHREPGAFTADSPARLLAAALGATLYSPATRPRLADDIVKQAGNGVVSMVLCLEDSIDDADVVAGEENLVRHFADLAARPGAEPPLLFIRVRAPEQIPDLARRLGPSLRLLSGFVLPKFTEERGIPFLEALTAAEAETGRRLFAMPVLESPELLYRESRVDTLEGIARAVDKYRGRVLALRLGVTDFCSSYGLRRAPDMTAYDVQIVASVIADVVNMLGRADGTGFTVTGPVWEYFRVSERMFKPQLRQSPFLEVQAVELREKLIEHAMDGLLREISLDQANGLLGKTCIHPSHVLPVHALSVVSHEEYSDAQDILRPERGGGGVLRSAYTNKMNEVKPHRAWAERTLLRAEAFGVAHEDVGFVELLAAGIRNA from the coding sequence ATGCGTCATTTCGGGCACATCGCCCCCGAGGTGCGGCAGCGCCTCTTCCACCGGGAGCCCGGCGCGTTCACCGCCGACTCTCCGGCCCGGCTGCTCGCCGCCGCCCTCGGCGCCACCCTGTACAGCCCGGCCACCCGGCCGCGGCTCGCCGACGACATCGTCAAACAGGCCGGGAACGGCGTGGTCTCGATGGTGCTGTGCCTGGAGGACTCGATCGACGACGCGGACGTCGTGGCCGGCGAGGAGAACCTCGTCCGGCACTTCGCCGACCTGGCCGCCCGGCCCGGAGCCGAGCCGCCGCTGCTGTTCATCCGCGTCCGCGCACCCGAGCAGATCCCCGACCTCGCCCGGCGTCTCGGCCCGTCCCTGCGGCTGCTGTCCGGATTCGTACTGCCGAAGTTCACCGAGGAGCGCGGCATCCCCTTCCTGGAGGCCCTGACGGCCGCCGAGGCCGAGACCGGCCGCCGGCTGTTCGCCATGCCCGTCCTGGAGTCCCCGGAGCTGCTCTACCGCGAGTCCCGTGTGGACACTCTGGAAGGCATCGCCCGCGCCGTCGACAAATACCGCGGCCGGGTGCTCGCTCTCCGCCTCGGCGTGACCGACTTCTGCTCCTCCTACGGCCTGCGCCGCGCCCCGGACATGACCGCCTACGACGTCCAGATCGTCGCCTCCGTGATCGCCGACGTCGTGAACATGCTGGGCCGGGCCGACGGCACCGGATTCACCGTGACCGGCCCGGTGTGGGAGTACTTCCGGGTCTCCGAGCGCATGTTCAAGCCCCAGCTGAGGCAGAGCCCCTTCCTCGAGGTACAGGCCGTGGAACTGCGCGAGAAGCTGATCGAGCACGCCATGGACGGACTGCTGCGGGAGATCTCCCTCGACCAGGCCAACGGTCTGCTCGGCAAGACCTGCATCCACCCCTCGCATGTGCTGCCCGTCCACGCGCTGTCCGTGGTCAGCCACGAGGAGTACAGCGACGCCCAGGACATCCTGCGCCCGGAACGCGGCGGCGGGGGCGTGCTCCGCTCGGCCTACACGAACAAGATGAACGAGGTGAAGCCGCACCGCGCCTGGGCCGAGCGGACCCTGCTGCGCGCCGAGGCCTTCGGCGTCGCCCACGAGGACGTCGGCTTCGTGGAGCTGCTCGCCGCCGGAATAAGGAACGCATGA
- a CDS encoding TerD family protein, producing the protein MTHAMLKGSNVPLEAETVRAELRWTPGQEVPDVDVSALLLGPDGRVRSDEDFVFYNQPRHPSGKVWRLGKKRVTEGLTDTIQSDLPGVEPDVGRILLVASADGVTFDQVPALCILLYDAAVADGKPLARFEIKPETGAETALICGELYRRGEGWKFRALGEGYSNGLKGLATDFGISVDESDVEEPLPTAVPQPLPPAVPQQPPAYGYPQPASAQPAYGYPQPQPVPVPVGPVGPVDPDFRLPPQGPQFIGR; encoded by the coding sequence ATGACGCACGCGATGCTGAAGGGGTCGAACGTCCCGCTGGAGGCCGAAACGGTCCGCGCCGAACTGCGCTGGACGCCCGGACAGGAGGTTCCGGACGTGGATGTCTCGGCGCTGCTGCTGGGCCCCGACGGCCGTGTGCGCTCCGACGAGGACTTCGTCTTCTACAACCAGCCCCGGCACCCCTCCGGGAAGGTGTGGCGGCTGGGCAAGAAGCGCGTCACCGAGGGCCTGACCGACACGATCCAGTCGGATCTGCCGGGTGTCGAGCCCGACGTCGGCCGGATCCTGCTGGTCGCGTCCGCGGACGGGGTCACGTTCGACCAGGTGCCGGCGCTGTGCATCCTGCTGTACGACGCCGCGGTCGCCGACGGGAAGCCGCTGGCCCGGTTCGAGATCAAGCCGGAGACGGGCGCGGAGACCGCGCTGATCTGCGGCGAGCTGTACCGGCGCGGGGAGGGCTGGAAGTTCCGCGCACTGGGCGAGGGCTACTCCAACGGGCTGAAGGGCCTCGCGACGGACTTCGGTATCTCGGTGGACGAGTCGGATGTGGAGGAGCCGCTGCCTACGGCGGTTCCTCAGCCCTTGCCTCCGGCGGTTCCGCAGCAGCCACCGGCGTACGGGTATCCGCAGCCGGCCTCGGCCCAGCCGGCGTACGGGTATCCCCAGCCTCAGCCCGTGCCTGTGCCGGTGGGACCGGTGGGGCCGGTGGATCCTGACTTCCGGTTGCCTCCGCAGGGGCCGCAGTTCATCGGGCGGTGA